From a region of the Kwoniella mangroviensis CBS 8507 chromosome 1 map unlocalized Ctg01, whole genome shotgun sequence genome:
- a CDS encoding mitogen-activated protein kinase CPK1, with the protein MTVDQSSIPFNVSEHYQVLEVIGEGAYGVVVAATHIASGTKVAIKRITPFDHAMFCQRTLREIKLLRHFRHENIIAILDIIAPPSYDHFNEVYLVQELMETDLHRVIRTQELSDDHCQYFIYQTIRGLKALHSANVLHRDLKPSNLLLNANCDLKICDFGLARSAAMPPPDSGPNGGNGFMTEYVATRWYRAPEVMLSFQEYTKAIDIWSVGCILAEMINGKPLFPGRDYHHQLSLILDVLGTPTMDDFNEITSPRSKDYLRALEFTRRQDFAVVCPKAKPNALDLLKKCLTFSPRKRITVEEALEHPYLEPYHDPNDEPGAEPLKPDFFNFEDRQDQLGREMLKRLIYAEIQKPIHDDQE; encoded by the exons ATGACAGTAGACCAATCTTCGATCCCATTCAACGTATCTGAGCATTATCAAGTGTTAGAAGTGATAGGCGAGGGAGCTTATGGTGTCGTAGT CGCCGCTACCCACATAGCCTCTGGAACCAAAGTCGCCATCAAGAGGATAACGCCCTTTGATCATGCGATGTTCTGTCAGAGGACATTGAGGGAGATCAAGCTGTTGAGACATTTCAG ACACGAAAATATCATTGCTATTCTCGATATTATCGCACCTCCAAGCTACGATCATTTCAATGAAGTCTATTTGGTTCAG GAATTGATGGAGACTGATCT ACATAGAGTGATTAGAACTCAGGAACTGTCGGATGATCATTGTCAATATTTCATATATCAG ACTATTCGGGGTTTGAAAGCTCTTCATTCAGCAAATGTCCTTCATAGGGATTTGAAACCTTCGAATCTGCTGTTGAATGCGAACTGTGatctgaag ATATGCGATTTCGGTCTCGCACGATCAGCGGCGATGCCCCCTCCCGATTCTGGACCAAATGGCGGTAATGGATTTATGACGGAATATGTAGCTACGAGATGGTACAGAGCTCCCGAAGTGATGTTAT CTTTCCAAGAATACACAAAAGCGATTGATATCTGGAGTGTGGGATGTATCTTGGCTGAAATGA TAAATGGAAAACCTTTATTCCCtggacgag attatcatcatc AACTATCGCTGATCTTGGATGTGCTGGGTACACCTACG atggacGATTTCAACGAGATTACCTCGCCAAGATCCAA AGATTATCTA AGAGCCCTCGAATTCACCCGAAGACAGGATTTCGCTGTGGTCTGTCCTAAAGCTAAACCTAATGCTCTTGACCTATTGAAGAAGTGTCTTAC GTTCTCACCTCGAAAGAGAATTACAGTAGAGGAAGCTTTAGAACACCCATAtctcgag CCATACCACGATCCCAACGATGAACCTGGAGCAGAACCGTTGAAACCTGATTTCTTCAACTTTGAGGATCGACAGGATCAATTGGGTAGAGAGATGTTAAAAC GTCTGATCTACGCGGAGATTCAGAAACCtattcatgatgatcaagagtaA